In Sphingobium amiense, a genomic segment contains:
- a CDS encoding DUF4167 domain-containing protein, whose product MINNRQAGRRNRGRNNNNGRPNGNNRGGGDSGNRIDNRSRGNAAQLLEKYKNMARDAQMAGDRVNAEYYFQFADHYFRVLADNRARQEEQQQRFRPRDDNYDDDADDFDGSDDATDDFRAEAPVQDRAPREQDRRPDEYRERRDDGRANRRDRNRRDRFAPQGDAPGQEIGFEGEAGTPAEAAPAPEAGEEAPRPRRGRPRKTPLVADAAEGFDAAILPPAIGRADNDSDASAEPEAPKKRGRRPRAAAAEAAE is encoded by the coding sequence TTGATCAACAATCGGCAGGCCGGCCGCCGCAATCGGGGCCGGAATAATAATAATGGCCGCCCCAACGGCAACAACCGAGGTGGCGGCGACAGTGGCAACCGCATCGACAACCGCTCGCGCGGAAACGCGGCCCAGCTTCTTGAAAAATACAAGAATATGGCGCGCGACGCTCAGATGGCGGGCGACCGGGTGAACGCCGAATATTATTTCCAGTTCGCCGACCATTATTTCCGCGTCCTTGCCGACAATCGCGCGCGTCAGGAGGAGCAGCAGCAGCGCTTCCGCCCCCGCGACGACAATTATGACGACGATGCGGACGATTTCGACGGCTCCGACGACGCGACCGACGATTTCCGCGCCGAGGCTCCGGTGCAGGACCGCGCGCCGCGCGAGCAGGATCGTCGCCCTGACGAGTATCGCGAGCGCCGGGATGACGGCCGGGCCAATCGCCGCGACCGCAACCGCCGCGACCGCTTCGCGCCGCAGGGCGATGCGCCCGGACAGGAGATAGGGTTCGAAGGCGAGGCGGGAACCCCCGCCGAAGCCGCGCCTGCGCCGGAAGCCGGGGAGGAAGCGCCCCGCCCGCGCCGCGGTCGCCCGCGCAAGACGCCCTTGGTCGCCGATGCTGCGGAAGGCTTCGACGCCGCGATCCTGCCGCCGGCCATCGGTCGCGCGGACAATGATTCGGATGCTTCGGCCGAACCGGAAGCACCCAAGAAGCGTGGCCGCCGTCCGCGTGCCGCCGCCGCCGAAGCGGCCGAATAA
- a CDS encoding M61 family metallopeptidase, with protein sequence MIRSLAAAFFLSTAIAAPLLAQDAIRSRPTALPVDNAAPAPKDMAYPGGTIRLEVDASDTTQRIFRVRETIPVAQSGPLALLMPQWLPGNHAPRGQIEKLTGLTFTANGQPVAWKRDPLNVYAFRIDVPQGATEVVAQFQFLSATAGNQGRVVVTPKMLNIQWESVSLYPAGYYTRQIPVQATVTYPAGWQAATALRGTRQGNAVAYETIDYEALQDSPVFAGRYFKPVDLGHNVTLNIVADDADELAFKPDQIAKHKKLVDEAGALFGAYHFNHYDFLLAITDEMGGIGLEHHRSSENQVEPGYFKKWDAGDALLDRNLLPHEFTHSWDGKFRRPDLLWTPDFNVPMQDNLLWVYEGQTQFWGYVLGARSGLFSKQETLDAYAQIAAKLDTAVGRQWRPMEDTTHDPIISARRPKGWVSWQRSEDYYNEGLMIWLEADAIIAKATRGRKGLDDFAKAFFGINPGDWGQVVYNRGDVIRTLNGIAPYDWAGFFDKYVDQPTRETPKGGFILGGYNLVYGEEPNSITKASESANKVVDQSFGIGAVVKNDGEVASVVWDSAAFRAGLATGAKIIAVNGDEFSGDSWKAAISAKSPIQIILKQDKYYRTLTLDYSGGLRYPRLEKTGGGEGSLDRLLKPRT encoded by the coding sequence ATGATCCGCAGCCTTGCTGCCGCTTTCTTCCTGTCCACCGCCATCGCCGCGCCGCTGCTGGCGCAGGATGCGATACGGTCCAGGCCCACCGCCCTGCCGGTCGATAACGCCGCACCTGCACCAAAGGACATGGCCTATCCCGGCGGCACCATCCGTCTGGAGGTGGACGCCAGCGACACGACCCAGCGCATCTTCCGCGTCAGGGAAACGATTCCCGTCGCGCAGTCCGGTCCCCTGGCGCTGCTGATGCCGCAATGGCTGCCGGGCAATCACGCGCCGCGCGGGCAGATCGAGAAACTGACCGGCCTCACCTTCACCGCCAACGGCCAGCCGGTAGCGTGGAAGCGCGATCCGCTGAATGTCTACGCCTTCCGGATCGACGTGCCGCAGGGCGCGACCGAGGTCGTCGCGCAGTTCCAGTTCCTCTCGGCGACCGCAGGCAATCAGGGCCGCGTCGTCGTCACGCCCAAGATGCTCAATATCCAGTGGGAAAGCGTCTCGCTCTATCCGGCCGGCTATTATACCCGGCAGATCCCGGTGCAGGCGACCGTCACCTATCCGGCGGGCTGGCAGGCGGCGACCGCGCTGCGCGGCACGCGGCAGGGCAATGCCGTCGCCTATGAAACGATCGACTATGAAGCGTTGCAGGATTCGCCGGTCTTCGCAGGCCGCTATTTCAAGCCGGTGGACCTTGGCCACAATGTGACGCTCAACATCGTGGCGGACGATGCGGATGAACTGGCCTTCAAGCCCGACCAGATCGCGAAGCACAAAAAGCTGGTCGATGAGGCGGGTGCGCTGTTCGGCGCATATCACTTCAACCATTATGACTTTCTGCTCGCCATCACCGACGAGATGGGCGGCATCGGCCTCGAACATCATCGCTCGTCCGAAAATCAGGTCGAGCCGGGCTATTTCAAGAAATGGGATGCGGGCGACGCGCTGCTCGACCGCAACCTGCTTCCCCACGAATTCACCCATAGCTGGGACGGCAAGTTCCGCCGCCCCGACCTGCTCTGGACACCCGACTTCAATGTGCCGATGCAGGACAATCTCCTCTGGGTCTACGAAGGGCAGACGCAGTTCTGGGGCTATGTGCTCGGCGCGCGGTCGGGGCTGTTCTCCAAGCAGGAGACGCTCGACGCCTATGCCCAGATCGCGGCGAAGCTCGACACGGCGGTCGGCCGCCAGTGGCGTCCGATGGAGGATACCACGCACGATCCCATCATCTCCGCCCGGCGGCCCAAGGGCTGGGTGAGTTGGCAGCGGTCGGAGGATTATTATAACGAAGGGCTGATGATCTGGCTGGAGGCCGACGCGATCATCGCCAAGGCGACGCGGGGCCGGAAGGGTCTGGACGATTTCGCCAAGGCCTTTTTCGGTATCAATCCGGGCGACTGGGGACAGGTCGTCTATAATCGCGGCGACGTCATCCGGACGCTGAACGGCATCGCGCCCTATGACTGGGCGGGCTTCTTCGACAAATATGTCGACCAGCCCACACGTGAGACGCCCAAGGGCGGATTCATCCTCGGCGGATATAATCTCGTCTACGGGGAGGAGCCGAACAGCATCACCAAGGCATCGGAAAGCGCGAACAAGGTCGTCGACCAGAGCTTCGGCATCGGCGCGGTCGTCAAGAATGACGGTGAGGTAGCGAGCGTCGTCTGGGACAGCGCAGCGTTCAGGGCAGGGCTGGCGACGGGTGCCAAGATCATCGCGGTCAATGGCGACGAATTTTCTGGCGATTCATGGAAAGCGGCGATCAGCGCCAAGTCACCCATCCAGATTATCCTCAAACAGGACAAATATTACCGCACATTGACGCTCGATTATTCGGGTGGCCTGCGCTATCCGCGCCTCGAAAAGACAGGAGGGGGCGAAGGCAGTCTCGACCGGCTGCTCAAGCCAAGGACATAA
- a CDS encoding DUF4139 domain-containing protein — protein sequence MARLLLFLALLLSAPGAAEAGTVVSDRADRVSVTVYRQPGRVRGAMDRLWPGGYALISETRTVDLPAGESTLRFEGVAEGLMPETAVLSGMPRGVREKNRDARLLSPAGLVDAYLKRRVTLQRTNRKTGKVIQEDAIVSAGPMGGVIVQTQAGYEALGCSGLPERMLLPAVPAGLSARPTLSVIASADRPIRATLQLTYLAEGFDWSADYVADVQADGKTLDLMAWLTVANGGVTAFPDARLSVIAGQPNKGARAPQPRPGGGPLRLSCWPMDITSTHPVWALFPVQMASRAMEQMDGLEDVVVTAQRRSVPMIISVAAAPAPPPAPPPPPEDVGDLKLYRVPVPVDISASGQKQVVLLRQPGAAVERLYAGRVEAGDGSSRPMTLRLRLQNRKSDGLGLPLPSGKVAVFEQVDGARMLAGEADVADKAEGERVDYDIAQSADVRLTTRVSSGGRKTRRWSLGISNARPFDVVAEVTIAQDIQPRPAAMERRGDSWIWRITVPANDSRTLDYEERLPR from the coding sequence ATGGCCCGGCTGCTCCTTTTTCTGGCACTGCTGCTGAGTGCGCCGGGCGCTGCCGAGGCGGGGACGGTCGTGTCCGACCGGGCCGACAGGGTTTCGGTCACGGTCTATCGGCAGCCTGGCCGCGTCCGAGGGGCGATGGACCGGCTGTGGCCCGGCGGCTACGCGCTCATCAGCGAGACGCGCACGGTCGATCTGCCCGCGGGCGAATCGACGCTGCGGTTCGAAGGCGTGGCGGAAGGGCTGATGCCTGAAACCGCCGTCCTGTCGGGAATGCCGCGCGGCGTGCGGGAAAAGAACCGGGACGCGCGTCTGCTGTCGCCCGCCGGGCTTGTCGACGCCTATCTCAAGCGCCGCGTCACGCTCCAGCGCACCAACCGCAAGACCGGAAAGGTGATCCAGGAAGACGCCATCGTCAGCGCGGGGCCGATGGGCGGTGTCATCGTGCAGACGCAGGCGGGCTATGAGGCGTTGGGATGCAGTGGCCTGCCCGAACGGATGCTCTTGCCCGCCGTTCCCGCCGGACTGTCGGCGCGCCCGACCCTGTCAGTGATCGCGTCTGCCGACCGTCCGATCCGCGCCACGCTGCAACTCACCTATCTTGCCGAGGGGTTCGACTGGTCGGCGGACTATGTCGCCGATGTGCAGGCGGATGGAAAGACGCTTGACCTCATGGCCTGGCTGACGGTCGCGAACGGGGGCGTCACCGCTTTTCCCGATGCACGCCTGTCGGTCATCGCCGGGCAGCCAAACAAGGGGGCCAGAGCGCCGCAGCCGCGCCCCGGCGGCGGGCCGCTGCGCCTTTCGTGCTGGCCGATGGACATTACGAGCACGCACCCCGTCTGGGCGCTGTTTCCGGTGCAGATGGCTTCACGGGCGATGGAGCAGATGGACGGGCTGGAGGATGTTGTCGTCACCGCGCAGCGTCGTTCAGTGCCGATGATAATATCGGTAGCAGCAGCGCCGGCGCCCCCTCCCGCGCCACCGCCGCCTCCTGAAGATGTCGGCGATCTCAAACTCTACCGCGTGCCGGTGCCGGTCGATATTTCCGCCAGCGGCCAGAAGCAGGTCGTCCTGCTGCGGCAGCCTGGCGCCGCGGTAGAGCGGCTTTATGCTGGCAGGGTGGAGGCTGGCGACGGGTCGTCCCGCCCCATGACGCTGCGCCTGCGTTTGCAGAACCGCAAGAGCGATGGCCTGGGCCTGCCCCTCCCGTCCGGCAAGGTGGCGGTATTCGAGCAGGTCGATGGCGCGAGGATGCTGGCGGGCGAGGCCGACGTTGCCGACAAAGCGGAAGGCGAGCGGGTCGATTACGACATCGCACAGAGCGCCGACGTCCGGCTGACGACGCGCGTGTCGTCGGGCGGTCGCAAGACGCGCCGCTGGTCGCTCGGCATCAGCAACGCGCGCCCTTTCGATGTCGTCGCTGAAGTGACGATCGCGCAGGACATCCAGCCCCGGCCTGCAGCCATGGAACGGCGCGGCGATAGCTGGATATGGCGCATCACCGTCCCGGCCAATGACAGCCGTACGCTGGATTATGAGGAGCGCCTGCCGCGCTGA
- a CDS encoding DUF4139 domain-containing protein, with translation MRHARLLPLLATLLPAAVLAQDSNDPTGGTAQGDLAVTIYNNGQSLVQDDRQLSLNVGRNRIEFPDVSARIRPETVNLSGPGLSIVEQNFDYDLLSPDKLMDKAVGQEVTLVRTNPATGTETRERAKVLAANGGIVLQIGNRIEVLRDDGLPVRVVFDRVPPNLRARPTLSVTVEAARGGTTPVRLSYLTPNLGWTADYVALFDAAKGAMDMQGWVTLTNNSGTSFTSAKTLLVAGDPASGEGRRNWWTPSSGAMDQAGTESSGRERLGDYYLYPLPQRTTIANAQQKQVSFLDVKGAPARATYEYVNGWLGSSPEPMSASSVLKFSTSKQGGLGDQLPAGTIRVYMRDARGDPQFIGENRIDHTPMGSSMALRTGEAFDVKVRTTVDQRSRKGDRRWETRMRYTISNARPEAVTVDIAQQGLWGDTRVTAQSLEGRRVSADRMEWSVPVPANGSVDLTVTFDSRY, from the coding sequence ATGAGACATGCGCGCCTGCTGCCCCTTCTGGCCACATTGCTGCCCGCTGCCGTGCTGGCGCAGGACAGCAACGATCCCACCGGCGGCACGGCGCAGGGCGATCTCGCCGTCACCATCTATAACAACGGTCAGTCACTGGTGCAGGACGACCGGCAACTCAGCCTCAATGTCGGGCGCAACCGCATCGAATTTCCCGATGTGTCAGCGCGCATCCGCCCCGAGACGGTCAATCTGTCCGGCCCAGGCCTGTCCATCGTCGAACAGAATTTCGATTATGACCTGCTGTCGCCGGACAAGCTGATGGACAAGGCGGTCGGACAGGAAGTGACGCTGGTGCGCACCAATCCCGCCACCGGCACCGAAACGCGCGAGCGGGCGAAGGTGCTGGCGGCCAATGGCGGCATCGTACTCCAGATCGGCAACCGGATCGAGGTACTGCGCGACGACGGGCTGCCCGTGCGCGTGGTGTTCGACCGGGTGCCGCCGAACCTTCGCGCGCGCCCGACGCTGTCGGTGACGGTCGAGGCGGCGCGGGGCGGCACTACTCCGGTCCGCCTTTCCTATCTGACGCCCAATCTCGGCTGGACCGCCGATTACGTCGCTCTGTTCGACGCGGCCAAGGGGGCGATGGACATGCAGGGCTGGGTGACGCTCACCAACAATAGCGGCACCAGCTTCACCAGTGCGAAGACCCTGCTTGTCGCGGGCGATCCCGCCAGTGGCGAAGGGCGGCGAAACTGGTGGACCCCGTCGAGCGGCGCGATGGATCAGGCCGGAACCGAAAGCAGCGGGCGGGAGCGGCTCGGCGACTATTATCTCTATCCCCTGCCCCAGCGCACGACCATCGCCAACGCCCAGCAGAAGCAGGTGAGCTTCCTCGACGTGAAGGGAGCACCGGCGCGCGCGACATATGAATATGTGAATGGCTGGCTCGGCAGCTCACCCGAACCGATGAGCGCGTCCAGCGTGCTCAAATTCTCAACATCGAAGCAGGGCGGGCTTGGAGATCAACTGCCCGCCGGGACGATCCGCGTCTATATGCGCGACGCGCGCGGCGACCCGCAGTTCATCGGCGAGAATCGCATCGACCATACGCCCATGGGTTCGTCGATGGCGCTCCGCACGGGCGAGGCGTTCGACGTGAAGGTGCGCACCACCGTCGACCAGCGCAGCCGCAAGGGCGACCGGCGCTGGGAAACGCGGATGCGCTATACGATCAGCAATGCGCGGCCCGAGGCCGTCACGGTCGACATTGCCCAGCAGGGCTTATGGGGCGACACCCGCGTCACTGCGCAGAGTCTGGAAGGCAGGCGCGTGTCGGCTGATCGGATGGAATGGAGCGTGCCGGTTCCCGCCAACGGATCGGTCGATCTCACGGTCACATTCGACTCGCGCTATTGA
- the ppa gene encoding inorganic diphosphatase translates to MNIELIPVGDDPPNSLNVVIEVPTGGEPVKYEFDKASGALFVDRILHTPMRYPANYGFVPHTLSPDGDPLDALVIARSPFIPGAVVAARPIAVLNLEDEAGGDEKLVCVPADSVFPYYSNVSEKDDLPGIVMEQIEHFFTHYKDLEKKKWVRVGTWGGAEDAKRITIEAIERYQANKKAA, encoded by the coding sequence ATGAATATCGAACTGATTCCCGTCGGCGACGATCCGCCCAACAGCCTCAACGTCGTCATCGAAGTGCCGACCGGCGGCGAGCCGGTAAAATATGAGTTCGACAAGGCGTCGGGCGCACTGTTCGTGGACCGCATCCTGCACACGCCGATGCGCTATCCGGCAAATTATGGCTTCGTGCCGCACACGCTCTCGCCCGATGGCGATCCGCTCGATGCGCTGGTGATCGCGCGCTCGCCCTTCATCCCCGGCGCGGTCGTGGCCGCGCGCCCCATCGCGGTGCTCAATCTGGAAGACGAAGCGGGCGGCGATGAAAAGCTGGTCTGCGTGCCTGCCGACTCGGTCTTCCCCTATTATTCCAACGTGTCGGAAAAGGACGATCTGCCCGGCATCGTCATGGAGCAGATCGAACATTTCTTCACCCACTACAAAGATCTGGAGAAGAAGAAATGGGTCCGCGTCGGCACCTGGGGCGGGGCCGAGGATGCCAAGCGCATCACGATCGAGGCCATCGAACGCTATCAGGCGA
- a CDS encoding CBS domain-containing protein translates to MTIAAILQRKGSDVIQVGPGDSVLDVVRLLADQRIGCVPVVEAGRVVGIFSERDFVHRVAQDGASAFDHSIGEVMTTPPITIDEDTPVMHSLSLMTKRRIRHLPVVTDGRLVGMISIGDLVKFRIDAIESEAASLRDYIQTA, encoded by the coding sequence ATGACCATCGCGGCGATTTTGCAGCGCAAGGGGAGCGACGTGATTCAGGTCGGTCCCGGTGACAGCGTGCTCGACGTGGTGCGCCTGCTCGCCGATCAGCGCATCGGATGCGTGCCAGTGGTGGAAGCGGGCCGGGTCGTGGGCATTTTTTCCGAACGCGATTTCGTCCACCGTGTCGCGCAGGACGGCGCGTCCGCATTCGATCATAGCATTGGCGAGGTGATGACGACTCCGCCCATCACCATCGACGAGGACACGCCTGTCATGCACAGCCTTTCGCTGATGACGAAGCGGCGTATCCGCCATCTGCCCGTGGTCACGGACGGGCGGCTCGTCGGCATGATCTCCATCGGCGATCTGGTGAAGTTCCGCATCGACGCAATCGAATCGGAAGCGGCTTCGCTGCGCGACTATATCCAGACCGCCTGA
- the prfA gene encoding peptide chain release factor 1 → MHISAERIAQIEARRDEVQASMTRADLPADAFVKLSKEYAEIEPVAAAARELRRLRQELAALETMTGGEEADPLMREMAQEEMQLLKSQLPAAERALALQLLPRDSADARPAMLEIRAGTGGDEAALFAGDLFRMYQRYADAQGWKIELLSANASEQGGFKEVVASINGTGVFAKLKFESGVHRVQRVPVTESGGRIHTSAATVAILPEPEEVDVQIADADLKIDIYRASGAGGQHVNTTDSAVRITHLPSGIVVTQQDERSQHKNKAKAMQVLRARLYEAERERTHSEQAGARKAMVGSGDRSERIRTYNFPQGRVTDHRINLTLHRLPEILEGPGLAEVIDALVAEDEAARLAQLDGAG, encoded by the coding sequence ATGCACATCTCCGCCGAACGCATCGCGCAGATCGAGGCGCGCCGGGATGAGGTGCAGGCGTCGATGACGCGCGCCGATCTGCCCGCCGATGCGTTCGTCAAACTGTCCAAGGAATATGCCGAGATCGAGCCGGTCGCGGCGGCCGCGCGCGAACTGCGCCGGTTGCGGCAGGAGCTTGCCGCGCTTGAAACGATGACCGGCGGCGAGGAAGCCGATCCCCTGATGCGCGAGATGGCGCAGGAGGAGATGCAACTCCTGAAGAGCCAGCTTCCCGCTGCCGAGCGCGCGCTGGCGCTGCAACTCCTGCCGCGCGATTCCGCTGACGCCCGCCCCGCCATGCTCGAAATCCGCGCCGGGACGGGGGGCGACGAAGCCGCGCTCTTCGCGGGCGACCTTTTCCGCATGTATCAGCGCTATGCCGATGCGCAGGGCTGGAAGATCGAGCTTCTGTCCGCCAACGCGTCCGAACAGGGCGGCTTCAAGGAAGTCGTCGCTTCGATCAACGGCACCGGCGTGTTCGCCAAGCTGAAGTTCGAGAGCGGCGTTCACCGCGTCCAGCGCGTGCCCGTGACCGAAAGCGGCGGGCGCATCCACACCAGCGCCGCCACCGTCGCGATCCTCCCCGAACCGGAGGAAGTTGACGTGCAGATCGCCGATGCCGACCTCAAGATCGACATCTACCGCGCATCCGGCGCGGGCGGGCAGCATGTCAACACCACCGATTCGGCGGTGCGCATCACGCACCTGCCCTCCGGCATCGTGGTGACGCAGCAGGACGAACGGTCCCAGCACAAGAACAAGGCGAAGGCGATGCAGGTGCTCCGCGCCCGCCTCTACGAAGCGGAACGCGAACGCACGCACAGCGAGCAGGCGGGCGCGCGCAAGGCGATGGTCGGATCGGGCGACCGGTCCGAACGCATCCGCACCTATAATTTCCCGCAGGGCCGCGTCACCGATCACCGCATCAACCTGACGCTGCACCGCCTGCCCGAAATCCTCGAAGGTCCGGGCCTTGCCGAAGTGATCGACGCGCTGGTGGCGGAGGATGAGGCCGCGCGCCTCGCCCAACTGGACGGAGCGGGGTGA
- the prmC gene encoding peptide chain release factor N(5)-glutamine methyltransferase produces MSVADAIRAATVHIAVASDTPRLDAELLMAHALGLSRTDMLLRQRDLDVPAAFTALVERRCAGEPVAHIVGTRDFWTITLAVTPDVLIPRPDSETLIEAAVAHFGGRGPATVLDLGTGSGALLLAALAEWPQATGIGVDASPAALAVAQENAARLGLASRAAFRLGDWAAGVEGPFDLILVNPPYIGTDEPLSGDVLRDPPSALFAGRDGLDDYRRIVPDLQRLIAPGGFAAIEIGHRQTSDVSALLAGQGLKVAVRQDLGQRDRCLAVTRPG; encoded by the coding sequence GTGAGCGTCGCCGACGCGATCCGCGCCGCAACTGTCCACATCGCTGTCGCAAGCGACACGCCCCGCCTCGACGCTGAACTGCTGATGGCTCATGCGCTGGGCCTGTCCCGCACCGACATGCTGCTGCGCCAGCGCGATCTGGATGTCCCTGCGGCCTTTACCGCGCTGGTGGAGCGTCGCTGCGCGGGCGAACCGGTCGCGCATATCGTGGGCACGCGCGATTTCTGGACCATCACTCTCGCCGTCACGCCCGATGTGCTGATCCCGCGCCCGGACAGCGAGACGCTGATCGAGGCGGCGGTCGCGCATTTCGGCGGGCGCGGGCCTGCGACCGTCCTCGACCTTGGCACCGGGTCGGGCGCGTTGCTGCTCGCGGCGCTCGCCGAATGGCCGCAGGCGACCGGCATCGGCGTGGATGCCTCGCCTGCCGCGCTGGCGGTGGCGCAGGAGAACGCCGCCCGGCTCGGGCTGGCGTCCCGCGCGGCGTTTCGCCTCGGCGACTGGGCTGCGGGCGTAGAAGGCCCGTTCGACCTGATCCTCGTCAATCCGCCCTATATCGGGACGGACGAGCCGCTTTCCGGCGACGTGCTGCGCGATCCGCCCTCCGCTCTCTTTGCCGGGAGGGACGGGCTGGACGATTATCGCCGGATCGTTCCCGACCTACAGCGCCTGATCGCGCCGGGCGGTTTCGCCGCGATCGAGATCGGCCACCGGCAGACGTCGGATGTCAGCGCGCTCCTCGCCGGGCAGGGGCTGAAAGTGGCGGTGCGACAGGATCTTGGGCAGCGCGACCGCTGTCTGGCCGTCACCCGGCCCGGATGA
- a CDS encoding acyl-CoA thioesterase: MTDERNEAVLRVVPRLRDINANGHIFGGWVLSQMDIAGGIVAHRIAHGAVATVAIEGMKFISPILLGDIVSVYATEERRGRTSVAIRIEVIATRGIAQEQVPVTSGVYTFVALDANHKPRPLPV; this comes from the coding sequence ATGACTGACGAACGCAACGAAGCGGTGCTGCGGGTCGTCCCGCGCCTGAGGGACATCAACGCCAACGGCCATATCTTCGGCGGATGGGTGCTGAGCCAGATGGACATCGCAGGCGGCATCGTCGCGCACCGGATCGCACACGGCGCGGTGGCGACCGTCGCCATCGAGGGGATGAAGTTCATCAGCCCGATCCTGCTGGGCGACATCGTATCGGTCTATGCAACCGAAGAGCGGCGGGGGCGGACATCCGTCGCGATTCGCATCGAGGTGATCGCCACGCGCGGCATCGCGCAGGAGCAGGTGCCGGTGACGAGCGGCGTCTACACTTTCGTGGCGCTGGACGCGAATCACAAGCCGCGGCCGCTGCCCGTCTGA
- the hisS gene encoding histidine--tRNA ligase gives MARQETPRPVRGTQDMLGGTADAFAERFAHVAATFDRVRRLYGFQRVEVPVFEQTAVFARSLGESTDVVSKEMYTFDDRGGDSITLRPEFTAGISRAYITEGWQQYAPLKVATHGPLFRYERPQKGRFRQFHQLDAEIIGAAEPGADVELLVMADQLLKELGVSDGVTLTLNTLGDAPSREAWRAALIAHFEAHRGALSEESVERLAKNPLRILDSKDPRDRPVADSAPDIDAYLTDEARGFFEKVTAGLDAAGVAWERNARLVRGLDYYRHTAFEFVTDRLGAQGTVLGGGRYDGLIENLGGPSTPAVGWAAGIERLAMLVEGDFSQKLDVIIALEDDALTAMAIRALKTLRNGGFSADIVASGSPRKRFDKAAKIAAHVLLSISHRDGQAHLNARGDGTERALQAEALARSIG, from the coding sequence ATGGCAAGACAAGAAACGCCGCGTCCGGTGCGCGGCACGCAGGACATGCTGGGGGGCACCGCAGATGCGTTTGCGGAGAGGTTCGCGCATGTCGCCGCGACCTTCGACCGGGTGCGCCGCCTCTACGGCTTTCAGCGTGTCGAGGTGCCCGTGTTCGAGCAGACGGCGGTGTTCGCGCGCTCGCTCGGCGAAAGCACCGATGTCGTCTCCAAGGAGATGTATACGTTCGATGATCGCGGCGGCGACAGCATCACGCTGCGCCCCGAATTTACGGCCGGCATCAGCCGCGCCTACATCACCGAAGGCTGGCAGCAATATGCGCCGCTGAAGGTTGCGACTCACGGCCCGCTGTTCCGCTACGAACGCCCGCAAAAGGGCCGGTTCCGCCAGTTCCACCAGCTCGATGCCGAGATCATCGGCGCCGCCGAGCCGGGCGCGGACGTGGAACTGCTGGTGATGGCCGACCAGTTGCTCAAGGAACTGGGCGTGAGCGACGGCGTCACCCTGACGCTCAACACGCTGGGCGATGCGCCGAGCCGCGAAGCGTGGCGCGCCGCGCTGATCGCGCATTTCGAGGCGCATCGCGGCGCCCTGTCCGAAGAAAGCGTCGAGCGGCTGGCGAAGAACCCGCTGCGCATCCTGGACAGCAAAGATCCGCGCGACCGCCCGGTGGCCGACAGCGCGCCTGACATCGACGCCTATCTGACGGACGAGGCGCGCGGCTTCTTCGAGAAGGTGACGGCGGGCCTCGACGCGGCGGGCGTGGCGTGGGAACGCAACGCCCGGCTGGTGCGCGGTCTCGACTATTATCGCCACACCGCGTTCGAATTCGTGACCGACCGCCTTGGGGCGCAGGGAACGGTGCTGGGCGGCGGGCGCTATGACGGGCTGATCGAGAATCTGGGCGGCCCGAGCACGCCCGCAGTCGGCTGGGCGGCGGGGATCGAGCGGCTGGCGATGCTGGTGGAAGGCGACTTTAGTCAAAAGCTCGATGTCATCATCGCGCTGGAGGATGATGCGCTCACTGCCATGGCGATCCGCGCCCTTAAGACGCTGAGGAACGGCGGCTTCTCCGCCGACATCGTGGCCTCCGGTTCTCCCCGGAAGCGCTTCGATAAAGCGGCGAAGATAGCCGCGCATGTGTTGCTTTCGATCTCGCACCGCGACGGACAGGCTCATCTGAACGCTCGCGGCGACGGGACCGAGCGGGCGCTGCAAGCCGAAGCATTGGCGCGGTCTATCGGCTGA